In the Streptomyces formicae genome, one interval contains:
- a CDS encoding MBL fold metallo-hydrolase, with protein MQRRRPKLLRLTTAAVAATAGMSLLAACGSGDGGGGNEKAGRTAEGAKSPAARPGPAGGRDFSVTHIGGPTTIVEIAGARILLDPTFDEPKKYKSGLEKTAGPALGVDRIGKIDAVLLSHDQHDDNLDDAGRELLEEVPVVLSTPGAHQRLGDHVKGMKSWTSHDLKVSGRTIKVTAVPALHGPDGVDRGADGEVTGFALSGRGVPTTYVSGDNAAVKVAKRTGAGIEKRFGALDTAILFAGAARTPAILDNAPLTLTSKNAAAVAEALAPRKVVPVHTDSWNIYSQDMKSLVRAFEKRGVEDALVVPAPAGKPTSLR; from the coding sequence ATGCAACGCAGACGCCCGAAGCTCCTCCGCCTCACGACCGCGGCCGTCGCCGCCACCGCCGGGATGTCCCTGCTCGCCGCGTGCGGCTCCGGGGACGGGGGCGGCGGGAACGAGAAGGCGGGCAGGACCGCCGAGGGCGCCAAGTCGCCCGCCGCACGGCCCGGACCCGCCGGAGGCCGGGACTTCTCCGTGACGCACATCGGAGGGCCGACCACGATCGTGGAGATCGCCGGGGCCCGGATCCTGCTCGACCCGACCTTCGACGAACCGAAGAAGTACAAGAGCGGCCTGGAGAAGACGGCGGGCCCGGCCCTCGGCGTCGACCGGATCGGGAAGATCGACGCGGTGCTGCTCTCGCACGACCAGCACGACGACAACCTCGACGACGCGGGGCGCGAACTGCTCGAGGAGGTCCCCGTCGTGCTCTCGACGCCCGGCGCCCACCAGCGGCTCGGCGACCACGTGAAGGGCATGAAGAGCTGGACCTCGCACGACCTCAAGGTCTCCGGCAGGACCATCAAGGTCACCGCCGTGCCCGCCCTGCACGGCCCGGACGGCGTGGACCGCGGCGCGGACGGTGAGGTCACGGGATTCGCGCTGAGCGGCAGGGGCGTGCCGACCACCTACGTCTCCGGGGACAACGCCGCGGTCAAGGTGGCCAAGAGGACCGGCGCCGGGATCGAGAAGCGGTTCGGCGCGCTCGACACGGCGATCCTCTTCGCGGGCGCCGCCCGCACCCCGGCCATCCTCGACAACGCGCCGCTGACGCTGACGTCGAAGAACGCCGCGGCCGTCGCCGAGGCGCTCGCCCCGCGCAAGGTCGTCCCGGTCCACACGGACAGCTGGAACATCTACTCCCAGGACATGAAGAGCCTCGTCAGGGCCTTCGAGAAGCGCGGTGTCGAGGACGCACTCGTCGTCCCCGCCCCGGCGGGCAAGCCCACGTCGCTGCGCTGA
- a CDS encoding isochorismatase family protein yields the protein MTVSRTLRDVVGLDNTLPRLSESALVMIDFQNTYRTGVMRLEGAEEALAAGARLLTAARAAGTPVVHIVNDGGEGTPYDIRAEIGAISPEVAPVDGEYVVVKQVPNAFHGTDLEKVLREHGVGTELILAGFMTHMCVQFTAQGAFNLGYRPTVVAEATATRSLPAADGTALSADALQTAALTTVADLFGTVAPTVDDLTV from the coding sequence ATGACCGTCTCCCGCACCCTGCGTGACGTCGTCGGACTCGACAACACCCTGCCCCGGCTCAGCGAGTCGGCGCTCGTCATGATCGACTTCCAGAACACCTACCGGACCGGCGTCATGCGGCTCGAAGGCGCCGAGGAGGCGCTGGCGGCCGGTGCCCGGCTGCTGACCGCCGCCCGCGCCGCGGGCACCCCCGTCGTGCACATCGTCAACGACGGCGGTGAGGGCACGCCGTACGACATCCGGGCCGAGATCGGCGCCATCAGCCCCGAGGTCGCCCCGGTCGACGGCGAGTACGTCGTCGTCAAGCAGGTCCCGAACGCCTTCCACGGGACCGACCTGGAGAAGGTGCTGCGCGAGCACGGCGTCGGCACCGAGCTGATCCTCGCCGGATTCATGACGCACATGTGTGTGCAGTTCACCGCCCAGGGCGCGTTCAACCTCGGCTACCGGCCCACGGTCGTCGCCGAGGCCACCGCCACGCGCTCGCTGCCCGCCGCCGACGGCACGGCCCTGTCCGCCGACGCCCTCCAGACGGCGGCGCTCACCACCGTCGCCGACCTGTTCGGCACGGTGGCCCCGACGGTCGACGACCTCACCGTCTAG
- a CDS encoding NACHT domain-containing protein codes for MASARGRTYGFGAATLVACCVTVAMLMRALGSSAGDVDPLSAAIALVSFPLTVWSGYLTFQSVRWQETDLIDASARLAAQVVAVEREARRQLLGGHDRTVDLRFVFRPSPAHSAHGADVGGTLAEVADYFQRLRPRRMVVTGAPGAGKTVLAMQLMLRLLEQRGPDEPVPVRLSLASSQAHLDVEAWLARHLVGVYHLSRPAAHALVVARRVLPVLDGLDELDSAPAPGYGSRSARVLRALNAYQQGVEKAELILTCRSDTHDALEEAKVWAHDAARIEILPVVPTEARRFLNSRVDDPSRWAEVLDSLDRAPTGPLAVGLATPWRLTLAVTVYEQRDPDTGTYAHDPNHLLSAHLNSAEAVGTHLLDLFIPAITGLYPRTRAAHFDPVLVRTWLTTLARHLDHNATTGRAIAGRQLSGTDIVLSRLWPLADSRRPRTALVLPAVALSATGALALLGLLSTQGPLVAPWPYLAALTMMGLIASVIWLVAWDDLKEDHEYHPTRTRPRSFTQRLSGGLRIGGLATGALAVIAVRQDTPIPPAVAVPALLACGGALALLFSVPSPGAPESSHPALNIRSHLIWSLLAPALLFAELMFAAALASGKDAATALALTGAGGCAGGLLFTPPLAPTGLWYVILLVRTRRWSPRPLPWRLGHFLTWCYDAGLVRVAGTAYQFRHRELQDHLARDAAAHR; via the coding sequence ATGGCGAGCGCGCGGGGGCGGACGTACGGGTTCGGAGCGGCCACGCTCGTGGCTTGCTGTGTCACCGTGGCGATGCTGATGCGTGCGCTCGGATCATCCGCCGGGGACGTCGATCCTCTCAGCGCGGCGATCGCTCTGGTCTCGTTCCCGCTGACGGTGTGGAGCGGGTACCTCACGTTCCAGTCGGTGCGTTGGCAGGAGACGGACCTGATCGACGCGTCGGCGCGGCTCGCGGCCCAGGTCGTGGCGGTCGAGCGGGAGGCGCGGCGCCAGCTGCTCGGGGGGCACGACCGCACCGTCGACCTGCGCTTCGTCTTCCGTCCTTCGCCCGCGCACTCCGCGCACGGCGCCGACGTGGGCGGGACCCTGGCGGAGGTGGCCGACTACTTCCAGCGGCTGCGCCCGCGGCGCATGGTCGTCACCGGTGCGCCGGGGGCCGGAAAGACCGTGCTCGCCATGCAGTTGATGCTGCGCCTCCTGGAGCAGCGCGGCCCGGACGAGCCGGTCCCCGTGCGGCTCTCGCTGGCCTCTTCGCAGGCTCATCTGGACGTGGAGGCGTGGCTCGCGCGCCACCTCGTCGGCGTCTACCACCTGTCACGACCGGCCGCGCACGCGCTGGTCGTGGCGCGGCGCGTGCTGCCGGTGCTCGATGGCCTCGACGAGCTGGACTCCGCGCCCGCCCCGGGCTACGGGTCCCGGTCGGCGCGGGTGCTCCGCGCCCTGAACGCCTACCAACAGGGCGTGGAGAAGGCCGAGTTGATCCTCACCTGCCGCAGCGACACGCACGACGCGCTGGAGGAGGCGAAGGTGTGGGCGCACGACGCGGCGCGGATCGAGATCCTGCCGGTCGTCCCCACCGAGGCCCGCCGCTTCCTCAACTCCCGCGTCGACGACCCGTCGCGCTGGGCCGAGGTCCTCGACTCCCTCGACCGCGCACCCACCGGACCGCTCGCCGTCGGCCTGGCCACGCCCTGGCGCCTCACCCTGGCCGTGACCGTCTACGAGCAGCGGGACCCCGACACCGGGACCTACGCGCACGACCCCAACCACCTCCTCTCGGCACACCTCAACAGCGCCGAGGCGGTCGGCACCCACCTCCTCGACCTCTTCATCCCGGCCATCACCGGCCTCTATCCGCGTACGCGCGCCGCCCACTTCGACCCCGTCCTCGTCCGCACGTGGCTCACCACGCTCGCCCGCCACTTGGACCACAACGCGACCACCGGCCGCGCCATCGCGGGCCGACAGCTGTCCGGCACCGACATCGTCCTGTCCCGCCTCTGGCCGCTGGCCGATAGCCGCCGTCCCCGTACCGCCCTCGTCCTGCCCGCCGTCGCGCTGTCGGCGACCGGCGCCCTCGCGCTCCTGGGGCTGCTCTCCACCCAAGGCCCCCTCGTCGCGCCCTGGCCCTACCTCGCCGCCCTCACCATGATGGGCCTGATCGCGAGCGTCATCTGGCTGGTGGCGTGGGACGACCTCAAGGAGGACCACGAGTACCACCCCACCCGGACGCGGCCCCGCAGCTTCACCCAGCGGCTCAGCGGCGGGCTCCGCATCGGGGGACTGGCCACGGGCGCACTCGCCGTGATCGCCGTGCGGCAGGACACTCCGATACCACCGGCCGTGGCCGTCCCGGCCCTCCTTGCGTGCGGCGGCGCCCTCGCCCTGCTCTTCTCCGTCCCTTCCCCCGGCGCGCCGGAGAGCTCCCATCCCGCGCTGAACATCAGGAGCCATCTGATCTGGAGCCTCCTGGCACCGGCCCTGCTCTTCGCCGAGCTGATGTTCGCCGCGGCGCTGGCCAGCGGCAAGGACGCCGCCACCGCCCTCGCCCTCACCGGCGCGGGAGGCTGTGCGGGCGGGCTCCTGTTCACTCCCCCGCTGGCCCCGACGGGCCTGTGGTACGTCATCCTCCTTGTCCGCACCCGGCGTTGGAGCCCCCGACCGCTGCCCTGGCGCCTCGGACACTTCCTGACGTGGTGTTACGACGCGGGCCTCGTGCGCGTCGCGGGAACCGCGTACCAGTTCCGCCACCGCGAGTTGCAGGACCACCTCGCCCGCGACGCGGCCGCGCACCGCTGA
- a CDS encoding carbonic anhydrase has product MQSLIENARTFATTHVADPRNAAAFEALGAGQSPEALFVTCSDSRVVPTLITGASPGELFELRTAGNVVPPYPSCGPIAADGRPMSEAATIEYAVCVLGVRDIVVCGHSHCGAVGALVRQEDLSAVPAVRDWLELSVAPDAALRSQPTTSVDVAEAVQAHVLDQVEILRSYPCVSERTADGSLTLHAWYYEVHTGTVAAHRPSSDGRPAFGPL; this is encoded by the coding sequence TTGCAATCACTGATCGAGAACGCCCGTACCTTCGCCACCACGCACGTGGCGGACCCCCGGAACGCCGCGGCCTTCGAGGCCCTCGGAGCCGGACAGTCACCCGAAGCCCTGTTCGTCACCTGCTCCGACTCGCGCGTCGTCCCGACCCTCATCACCGGAGCGAGCCCCGGCGAACTCTTCGAACTCCGCACGGCGGGCAACGTCGTGCCGCCCTATCCGTCCTGCGGCCCGATAGCCGCCGACGGCCGCCCCATGAGCGAGGCGGCCACCATCGAGTACGCGGTGTGCGTGCTCGGGGTACGCGACATCGTGGTCTGCGGACATTCGCACTGCGGAGCGGTCGGCGCGCTCGTGCGCCAGGAAGACCTCTCCGCCGTACCGGCCGTGCGCGACTGGCTCGAACTCTCCGTCGCGCCCGACGCGGCGCTGCGCTCACAGCCCACCACCTCGGTGGACGTGGCCGAAGCGGTGCAGGCGCACGTCCTGGACCAGGTGGAGATACTGCGCTCCTACCCCTGTGTCAGCGAGCGGACCGCCGACGGTTCGCTGACCCTGCACGCCTGGTACTACGAGGTGCACACGGGCACCGTCGCCGCCCACCGTCCTTCGTCGGACGGCCGGCCGGCCTTCGGTCCGCTGTGA
- a CDS encoding SulP family inorganic anion transporter, which produces MSSFSSPLLSPYRALREPGALRRDFLASLVVFLVALPLCVGVAVASGVPAELGLVTGIVGGLVVGFLPGSALQVSGPAAGLTVLVFEAVKEFGLGMLGAIVLLTGALQIALGLLRCGRWFRAISVSVVQGMLAGIGLVLILGQLYTMAGAEQPRSGIEKITGLPGLLVDTLGDTTALTAAAVGFGTIAVLVLWPKLPPSARLVPAPLAAVALATAVTAGLRLDVANVTVRGLVDAIQPPGLGDLAELGSVAVLGTVLAFTLIASAESLFSAAAVDRMHDGPRTHYDKELVAQGVGNTVCGVLGALPMTAVIVRSSANVQAGARTPLSRILHGAWLLLFAVLLPAALGIIPLAALAGVLVHAGCKLIPVKEIVPLARAHRGEAVVLATTAIAILVTNMFEGVVIGLVLAVVKSAWDTSHVQVDVRELTGGRLVVTLTGNATFLRLPKILETLEAMPKDRPIELDLTVVRHLDHACRTTLENWALRHNDSGTEAVRMKTRPVAGSVADPPADPMTDPLAGPRVEESAKARTRR; this is translated from the coding sequence ATGTCCTCCTTCAGCTCCCCCCTGCTCTCCCCCTACCGCGCGTTGCGTGAACCCGGCGCCCTGCGCCGGGACTTCCTCGCCTCGCTCGTCGTCTTCCTCGTCGCCCTGCCGCTCTGCGTCGGGGTGGCCGTCGCCTCCGGCGTCCCCGCCGAACTGGGCCTGGTCACCGGCATCGTCGGCGGTCTGGTCGTCGGTTTCCTGCCGGGCAGCGCCCTCCAGGTCAGCGGGCCCGCCGCCGGACTCACCGTCCTCGTCTTCGAGGCGGTGAAGGAGTTCGGGCTCGGCATGCTCGGCGCGATCGTGCTGCTCACCGGCGCGCTCCAGATAGCCCTCGGACTGCTGCGCTGCGGCCGGTGGTTCCGTGCCATCTCCGTCTCCGTCGTCCAGGGCATGCTGGCGGGCATCGGACTCGTCCTGATCCTCGGACAGCTGTACACCATGGCGGGCGCCGAGCAGCCGCGTTCCGGGATCGAGAAGATCACCGGGCTGCCCGGACTGCTCGTCGACACCCTGGGCGACACCACGGCGCTGACCGCCGCCGCCGTCGGCTTCGGGACCATCGCCGTGCTCGTGCTGTGGCCCAAACTGCCGCCGTCCGCGCGCCTGGTGCCCGCGCCGCTGGCCGCCGTCGCCCTCGCCACCGCCGTGACCGCCGGGCTCCGCCTGGACGTCGCGAACGTGACGGTGCGCGGCCTGGTCGACGCGATCCAGCCACCGGGACTCGGTGACCTCGCGGAGCTCGGCAGCGTGGCCGTGCTCGGCACCGTCCTGGCGTTCACGCTGATCGCGTCCGCCGAATCCCTGTTCAGCGCGGCCGCCGTGGACCGCATGCACGACGGACCCCGTACGCACTACGACAAGGAGCTCGTCGCCCAGGGCGTCGGCAACACCGTGTGCGGCGTGCTCGGGGCCCTGCCGATGACCGCGGTCATCGTCCGCAGCTCGGCCAACGTGCAGGCGGGCGCCCGCACCCCGCTCTCGCGCATCCTGCACGGCGCGTGGCTGCTGCTCTTCGCCGTGCTGCTGCCCGCCGCGCTCGGCATCATCCCGCTGGCCGCGCTCGCCGGTGTCCTGGTGCACGCGGGCTGCAAGCTGATCCCCGTCAAGGAGATCGTCCCGCTGGCCCGTGCCCACCGCGGCGAGGCCGTCGTCCTCGCCACGACCGCGATCGCCATCCTCGTCACCAACATGTTCGAGGGCGTGGTCATCGGCCTGGTCCTCGCGGTGGTCAAGTCCGCGTGGGACACCTCGCATGTACAGGTGGACGTACGGGAGTTGACCGGTGGACGCCTCGTCGTGACCCTCACGGGGAACGCGACCTTCCTGCGGCTTCCGAAGATCCTGGAGACGCTGGAGGCCATGCCCAAGGACCGGCCGATAGAGCTGGACCTGACGGTCGTGCGCCACTTGGACCACGCGTGCCGCACGACCCTGGAGAACTGGGCGCTGCGGCACAACGACAGCGGCACGGAGGCGGTGCGCATGAAGACGCGGCCCGTGGCCGGTTCCGTGGCCGACCCGCCTGCCGATCCCATGACCGACCCCCTGGCCGGTCCCAGGGTCGAGGAGTCCGCGAAGGCGCGGACTCGACGCTGA
- a CDS encoding MFS transporter, whose translation MTVTAPRAGGAAPPDVLRRVMSVLVVSQTLGGAGMAAGITVGALLAEDLLGSTGLAGLPTALFTGGAAVGAAAIGRLSQRHGRRPGLALGHGAAALGSAGVVAGAAWQWAWLLLTSLFVYGAGTATGLLARYAGADIAPPERRGRATGTVLLATTLGAVVGPNLVGPTGALAHAWGIPRLAGPFLLAAVAYAAAGLVLWVWLRPDPLLLARATPEPGPEPEPGAEPESVPVPAPRSSAVARTARSDRPAPLPGLVTGATVMITAQLVMIAVMTMTPVHMTGHGHGTQAAGFVIALHVGAMFLPSPLSGLLVDRIGRLPVAASSGAVLLAACLVAALAPPTGMVGLSCALVLLGVGWNLALVSGTALITDAVPGERRASVQGLVDVGVALAGATGGMASGLVVAGGGYPLLAVAAGTLALAVIPLVALRGAARS comes from the coding sequence ATGACCGTCACGGCGCCGCGCGCCGGGGGCGCGGCGCCGCCTGACGTGCTCCGCCGCGTCATGTCCGTGCTCGTCGTCTCGCAGACGCTCGGCGGCGCGGGCATGGCGGCGGGCATCACGGTCGGCGCGCTCCTCGCCGAGGACCTGCTCGGCTCCACCGGCCTTGCCGGACTGCCGACCGCGCTGTTCACCGGCGGCGCGGCCGTCGGTGCCGCCGCCATCGGCCGCCTCTCGCAGCGCCACGGGCGCCGTCCGGGGCTCGCGCTCGGCCACGGCGCCGCCGCGCTCGGCAGCGCGGGAGTCGTCGCGGGCGCCGCCTGGCAGTGGGCGTGGCTGCTCCTGACGTCGCTCTTCGTGTACGGCGCCGGTACCGCGACCGGGCTCCTCGCCCGGTACGCGGGCGCCGACATCGCCCCGCCCGAGCGGCGCGGCCGTGCCACCGGCACGGTGCTGCTCGCCACGACGCTCGGCGCGGTCGTCGGGCCGAACCTCGTCGGCCCCACGGGCGCGCTCGCACACGCGTGGGGCATTCCGCGGCTCGCGGGGCCCTTCCTGCTCGCCGCGGTCGCCTATGCCGCGGCGGGTCTCGTGCTGTGGGTGTGGCTGCGGCCGGATCCGCTGCTGCTCGCGCGCGCGACGCCCGAGCCAGGGCCGGAGCCGGAGCCGGGTGCGGAGCCCGAGTCCGTCCCCGTTCCCGCGCCCCGGTCGTCGGCGGTGGCGCGCACGGCGCGGTCCGACCGGCCCGCCCCTTTGCCCGGTCTCGTCACCGGCGCGACCGTGATGATCACCGCTCAGCTGGTGATGATCGCCGTGATGACCATGACGCCCGTCCACATGACCGGGCACGGCCACGGCACCCAGGCCGCCGGGTTCGTCATCGCGCTGCACGTGGGCGCGATGTTCCTGCCGTCGCCGCTGAGCGGACTGCTCGTGGACCGGATCGGTCGGCTGCCCGTGGCGGCCTCGTCCGGCGCCGTGCTGCTCGCCGCCTGCCTGGTCGCCGCGCTCGCCCCGCCGACCGGCATGGTGGGTCTTTCCTGCGCGCTCGTCCTGCTCGGCGTGGGCTGGAACCTGGCCCTTGTCAGCGGCACGGCGCTGATCACCGATGCCGTGCCGGGGGAACGCCGCGCCTCCGTGCAGGGCCTGGTCGACGTCGGCGTGGCCCTGGCGGGCGCGACCGGCGGCATGGCGTCCGGCCTGGTGGTGGCGGGCGGCGGTTATCCGCTGCTCGCGGTCGCGGCGGGCACGCTCGCCCTCGCGGTGATCCCGCTGGTGGCGCTGCGGGGCGCGGCCCGGTCCTGA
- a CDS encoding alpha/beta fold hydrolase, with protein sequence MADPVTHKLATKGAEIQYDVRGPSTAAADGERVLVLIGSPMSADGFASLSSYFTDRTVVTYDPRGVGRSVRTDGAVESTPEEHADDVRRVIEALGVGPVDLFASSGGAVNALALVARHSELVHTLVAHEPPTVQVLPDREAALAVCADLHETYQREGMGPAMAKFIAVTSRKGPFQENWRDEPAPSPADFGLPTEDDGSRDDPLLGQNLRTCTGYRPDFAALGAASTHIVLAAGKESEGELAARAAAELAARIGSAPVIFPSHHGGFLGGEFGQQGAPEEFAGVLRKVLDTHR encoded by the coding sequence ATGGCTGATCCGGTGACCCACAAGCTGGCCACGAAAGGCGCCGAGATCCAGTACGACGTCCGGGGCCCTTCGACCGCCGCGGCGGACGGCGAGCGGGTGCTCGTACTGATCGGATCGCCGATGTCCGCCGACGGCTTCGCCTCGCTGTCCTCGTACTTCACCGACCGGACCGTCGTCACCTACGACCCGCGCGGGGTGGGCCGCAGTGTCCGAACGGACGGCGCGGTGGAGTCGACGCCCGAGGAGCACGCCGACGACGTGCGCCGGGTGATCGAGGCGCTCGGGGTCGGCCCCGTGGACCTGTTCGCCAGCAGCGGCGGCGCCGTCAACGCGCTGGCCCTGGTCGCCCGGCATTCGGAGCTCGTGCACACACTGGTCGCGCATGAACCGCCGACGGTGCAGGTGCTGCCGGACCGCGAAGCGGCCCTCGCGGTCTGCGCGGATCTGCACGAGACGTATCAGCGCGAAGGGATGGGACCCGCGATGGCGAAGTTCATCGCGGTGACGAGCCGGAAGGGGCCGTTCCAGGAGAACTGGCGGGACGAACCGGCCCCCTCGCCCGCCGACTTCGGGCTGCCGACGGAGGACGACGGCTCGCGCGACGATCCGCTGCTCGGCCAGAACCTCCGTACGTGCACGGGCTACCGGCCCGACTTCGCCGCACTCGGCGCCGCGTCGACGCACATCGTGCTCGCGGCGGGGAAGGAGTCCGAGGGCGAACTCGCCGCCCGCGCCGCGGCGGAGCTCGCCGCCCGTATCGGCTCCGCGCCGGTGATCTTCCCCAGTCACCACGGGGGATTCCTCGGCGGTGAGTTCGGCCAGCAGGGGGCCCCGGAAGAGTTCGCCGGGGTGCTCCGCAAGGTGCTCGACACCCACCGCTGA
- a CDS encoding nitroreductase family protein: MTDARAVPEDPSLFSTMSTMRAMRRIKPDPVPEAVLDQLVQAAVWGPSGGNMQCYEYVVVTDREVMARLAPLWERCVDAYLATTGKHAPEGMDSAAYGRMVDAITYQRDHFAQTPALVIPCYSFPPPRIDAEGVRASTEALGPVAAARQAEPSTQIRFHALAEGSCVYPGVQNLLLAARGLGLAANITIWHLMLEQEWKSELGIPEGINTFAVIPVGYPVGNFGPVRRRSVREVVHRDAW, encoded by the coding sequence ATGACTGATGCCCGTGCAGTGCCCGAGGACCCCTCGCTGTTCAGCACCATGTCCACGATGCGCGCCATGCGCAGGATCAAGCCGGATCCGGTGCCGGAGGCCGTGCTCGACCAACTGGTCCAGGCCGCCGTGTGGGGTCCCAGCGGCGGCAACATGCAGTGCTACGAGTACGTCGTCGTCACCGACCGCGAGGTGATGGCGCGGCTCGCCCCGCTCTGGGAACGCTGTGTGGACGCCTACTTGGCGACCACGGGGAAGCACGCGCCCGAGGGGATGGACAGCGCGGCGTACGGGCGCATGGTCGACGCGATCACGTACCAGCGCGATCACTTCGCGCAGACCCCCGCGCTCGTCATTCCCTGCTACAGCTTCCCGCCCCCGCGCATCGACGCGGAGGGGGTGCGGGCCTCGACCGAGGCGCTCGGGCCCGTCGCCGCGGCGCGGCAGGCCGAGCCCTCGACGCAGATACGTTTCCATGCGCTGGCCGAGGGTTCGTGCGTGTATCCCGGAGTGCAGAACCTCCTCCTCGCCGCCCGGGGACTCGGCCTCGCCGCCAACATCACCATCTGGCACCTGATGCTGGAGCAGGAGTGGAAGAGCGAACTCGGCATCCCGGAGGGGATCAACACGTTCGCCGTGATCCCGGTCGGCTATC